One Littorina saxatilis isolate snail1 linkage group LG1, US_GU_Lsax_2.0, whole genome shotgun sequence genomic window carries:
- the LOC138982253 gene encoding PWWP domain-containing DNA repair factor 3B-like, producing MPKTRLTAKLCSTPTQKSPVVEGTASVAQQPPVCHPEDLYKNLGNANCRDFNRHQDECSSVSDSDSDQDDLPDALFSSEASSAMPVKGDPIWVKHRNHTFWPSLVLHSNPRTRKIQIIFLDDASGNGQRLRSKVYLKYNKKKVLPYNHEDRSKFEAAGKSLESPELRKGFQGALAEMVDYMTKRALGNTASCKVFLDEPPSSEDEEETQESAPDAPSADPPPVTPVPSKTPTNPSKRKKSRDEETEEESSNGDVSEKKKKVMTPAERRAMRKEKNQPLVDFICSREMKEHLIKIYRGETVSERHSLFKQGHTQQRKIQTNSSGPIDDEDQLETVVDFIGDCYLEMSQQKLPNMDYLLWVMLPEAIIYALSKLKRCGRKKAAELFEKGIKLTKCEHLEIHHQLIRKTP from the exons ATGCCCAAAACAAGGCTTACAGCAAAACTTTGCAGCACTCCTAC GCAAAAATCCCCGGTTGTTGAGGGGACGGCCTCAGTGGCGCAGCAACCTCCTGTTTGTCATCCTGAAGACTTGTACAAGAATCTTGGAAATGCAAA CTGTAGGGACTTCAACAGACACCAAGACGAGTGCAGCTCGGTGTCTGACTCAGACTCGGATCAGGATGATCTACCTGATGCCTTGTTCTCCAGTGAAG CGAGCTCGGCCATGCCAGTAAAAGGAGACCCTATTTGGGTGAAACACAGAAATCACACCTTCTGGCCTAGTCTG GTACTCCATAGCAACCCTCGCACAAGAAAAATCCAAATCATTTTCTTGGATGATGCCTCTGGTAACGGGCAACGCCTTCG ATCGAAAGTGTACCTAAAATACAACAAGAAGAAAGTGTTGCCATACAACCATGAAGACAGAAGCAAGTTTGAG GCTGCAGGAAAATCATTGGAGTCGCCAGAGCTGCGGAAGGGCTTTCAGGGTGCTTTGGCTGAAATGGTGGACTACATGACAAAGCGAGCTCTGGGTAACACAGCATCCTGCAAAGTCTTCCTTGATGAACCTCCATCGAGTGAAG ATGAAGAGGAAACACAGGAAAGTGCACCTGATGCACCATCAGCAGATCCACCCCCTGTAACACCAGTGCCAAGCAAGACACCTACCAACCCTTCCAAAAGGAAGAAGAGTAGAGATGAGGAGACTGAAGAAGAAAGCTCCAATGGCGATGTCagcgagaaaaaaaagaaagtcatGACTCCGGCAGAAAG GAGAGCAATGCGAAAGGAGAAAAACCAGCCTCTGGTTGACTTCATCTGTTCCAGAGAAATGAAG GAGCACCTTATCAAAATATACCGAGGGGAGACAGTAAGCGAGCGACACTCGCTGTTCAAACAAGGCCACACTCAGCAGCGCAAGATCCAGACGAACTCCTCAGGGCCCATTGATGATGAGGATCAG CTGGAAACTGTTGTGGATTTCATTGGTGATTGCTACCTGGAGATGAGTCAGCAGAAACTGCCCAACATGGATTACCTTTTATGGGTTATGCTGCCAGAG GCCATCATCTATGCCCTGTCAAAACTGAAAAGGTGTGGAAGGAAGAAAGCGGCAGAATTATTTGAAAAGGGGATCAAACTtacaaaatgtgaacatttgGAAATTCATCACCAATTAATAAGGAAGACGCCGTAA